The proteins below are encoded in one region of Micromonospora yangpuensis:
- a CDS encoding L-ribulose-5-phosphate 4-epimerase, with protein MSGEVDRLREQVAGLHAELVRYNLVAWTAGNVSARVPGRDLMVIKPSGVSYDDLRPDNMIVCDLDGVVVDGDLSPSSDTAAHAYVYRAMPDVGGVVHTHSGYATAWAACGEAIPCHLTAQADEFGGEIPVGPFALIGGDDIGKGIVATLAGHRSPAVLMRNHGVFTIGRDARAAVKAAVMCEDVARTMYLARTLGRPVPIAGEDVDSLYDRYQNVYGQPGATVTAT; from the coding sequence ATGAGCGGCGAGGTGGACCGGCTGCGGGAGCAGGTCGCCGGCCTGCACGCCGAGCTGGTCCGGTACAACCTGGTGGCCTGGACCGCCGGCAACGTCTCGGCCCGGGTCCCCGGGCGGGACCTGATGGTCATCAAGCCCAGCGGGGTCTCCTACGACGACCTGCGCCCGGACAACATGATCGTCTGCGACCTCGACGGGGTCGTCGTTGACGGCGACCTGTCACCGTCCAGCGACACCGCCGCGCACGCCTACGTCTACCGGGCGATGCCCGACGTCGGCGGGGTCGTGCACACCCACAGCGGGTACGCCACCGCCTGGGCCGCCTGCGGCGAGGCCATCCCGTGTCACCTCACCGCCCAGGCCGACGAGTTCGGCGGGGAGATCCCGGTCGGCCCGTTCGCCCTGATCGGCGGGGACGACATCGGCAAGGGCATCGTGGCCACCCTCGCCGGGCACCGCTCCCCGGCGGTGCTGATGCGCAACCACGGGGTCTTCACCATCGGCCGCGACGCCCGCGCGGCGGTCAAGGCCGCGGTGATGTGCGAGGACGTGGCCCGGACCATGTACCTGGCCCGCACCCTGGGCCGGCCCGTGCCGATCGCGGGCGAGGACGTCGACTCCCTCTACGACCGATACCAGAACGTGTACGGGCAGCCCGGCGCCACGGTCACCGCGACCTGA
- a CDS encoding ABC transporter substrate-binding protein, producing MLRTGTYTRRGFGAILAAGLLASGLAGCGNSDTGGSGGEAGSDKIVLGFSQVGAESGWRTANTTSVKEAATEAGIELKFDDAQQKQENQIKAIRNFIQQKVDVIAFSPVVESGWDTVLKEAKDADIPVILTDRAVDSADKTLYKTFIGSDFVKEGRLSGEWLVEEKKAATGPVNIVELQGTTGSAPANDRKKGFAEAIATNPNLKVVASQSGDFTRAGGKQVMEQFLKANPKIDVLFAHNDDMGLGALEAITAAGKVPGKDITIITIDAVKDGMQALADGKFNFIAECSPLLGPQLMDLVKKVHAGESVPERVETEETTFTPEQAKAALPTRKY from the coding sequence ATGCTCAGGACCGGTACGTACACCCGGCGCGGGTTCGGCGCGATCCTCGCCGCCGGCCTGCTGGCCAGCGGGCTGGCCGGCTGCGGCAACAGCGACACCGGCGGCTCCGGCGGTGAAGCCGGCAGCGACAAGATCGTGCTCGGTTTCTCCCAGGTCGGCGCGGAGAGCGGCTGGCGTACCGCCAACACCACCTCGGTGAAGGAGGCCGCAACCGAGGCCGGCATCGAGCTGAAGTTCGACGACGCCCAGCAGAAGCAGGAGAACCAGATCAAGGCGATCCGCAACTTCATCCAGCAGAAGGTGGACGTGATCGCCTTCTCGCCGGTGGTGGAGTCGGGTTGGGACACCGTGCTCAAGGAGGCCAAGGACGCCGACATCCCGGTGATCCTCACCGACCGGGCGGTCGACTCGGCCGACAAGACCCTCTACAAGACCTTCATCGGCTCCGACTTCGTCAAGGAGGGGCGGCTCTCCGGTGAGTGGCTGGTCGAGGAGAAGAAGGCCGCCACCGGGCCGGTGAACATCGTCGAGCTGCAGGGCACCACCGGCTCGGCGCCGGCCAACGACCGCAAGAAGGGCTTCGCCGAGGCCATCGCCACCAACCCCAACCTGAAGGTCGTCGCCTCGCAGAGCGGTGACTTCACCCGGGCCGGCGGCAAGCAGGTCATGGAGCAGTTCCTCAAGGCCAACCCCAAGATCGACGTGCTCTTCGCGCACAACGACGACATGGGGCTGGGCGCGCTGGAGGCGATCACCGCGGCCGGCAAGGTGCCGGGCAAGGACATCACCATCATCACCATCGACGCGGTCAAGGACGGCATGCAGGCCCTGGCCGACGGCAAGTTCAACTTCATCGCCGAGTGCAGCCCGCTGCTCGGCCCACAGCTGATGGACCTGGTCAAGAAGGTCCACGCCGGCGAGAGCGTGCCGGAGCGGGTGGAGACCGAGGAGACCACGTTCACGCCGGAGCAGGCCAAGGCGGCGCTGCCGACCCGCAAGTACTGA
- the araB gene encoding ribulokinase → MSVTVEPDDRYVVGVDYGTLSGRALVVRVADGTEVGTAVHPYRSGVMDTRLAVDGRQLPADWALQDPDDYRDVLRHAVPAALADAGIDPALVVGVGIDFTACTVLPALGDGTPLCELPDLRNRPHAWVKLWKHHAAQPHADRINALAHSRGEPWIGRYGGKISAEWQYAKGLQLLEEDPEVYARAQRWIEAADWIVWQLCGVETRNVCTAGYKGIRQDGRYPSREYLAELNPDFADFVDKIDGPLAQLGDRAGRLTAEAAGWTGLPEGIAVAVGNVDAHVTAAAAQALPPGRMVAIMGTSTCHVVNGTEPAEVAGMCGAVDGGISAGSWGYEAGQSGVGDIFGWFVEHAAPAGYASHEALTAAAAAQPVGAHGLVALDWWNGNRSLLVNHDLSGVIVGLTLATRPPDVYRALLESTAYGTRMIIEAFAEAGVPVDELIVAGGLTSNTLLMQIYADVTRRPLGIIGSAQGPALGSAIHAAVAAGAYPDVPAASAAMGRVDRDVYRPDPERARAYDELYAEYRRLHDHFGRGGDDLLLRLRAIRNAARRAADHTPADPAATPLEVVA, encoded by the coding sequence ATGAGCGTCACGGTGGAGCCCGACGACCGGTACGTCGTCGGCGTCGACTACGGCACGCTGTCCGGCCGGGCCCTGGTGGTCCGGGTCGCCGACGGCACCGAGGTCGGCACGGCGGTGCACCCGTACCGCAGCGGGGTGATGGACACCCGGCTGGCGGTCGACGGCCGGCAGTTGCCGGCGGACTGGGCCCTGCAGGACCCGGACGACTACCGGGACGTGCTGCGGCACGCCGTGCCGGCCGCCCTGGCCGACGCCGGCATCGACCCGGCGCTGGTGGTCGGCGTCGGCATCGACTTCACCGCCTGCACGGTGCTGCCCGCACTGGGCGACGGCACCCCGCTGTGCGAGCTGCCCGACCTGCGCAACCGTCCACACGCCTGGGTGAAGCTGTGGAAGCACCACGCCGCCCAGCCGCACGCGGACCGGATCAACGCCCTGGCCCACTCCCGGGGTGAGCCCTGGATCGGCCGGTACGGCGGCAAGATCTCCGCCGAGTGGCAGTACGCCAAGGGCCTGCAGCTGCTGGAGGAGGACCCGGAGGTCTACGCCCGGGCACAGCGCTGGATCGAGGCCGCCGACTGGATCGTCTGGCAGCTCTGCGGCGTCGAGACCCGCAACGTGTGCACCGCCGGCTACAAGGGCATCCGCCAGGACGGACGGTACCCGTCCCGGGAGTACCTGGCCGAGCTGAACCCCGACTTCGCCGACTTCGTCGACAAGATCGACGGCCCGTTGGCGCAGCTCGGTGACCGGGCCGGCCGGTTGACCGCGGAGGCCGCCGGGTGGACCGGGCTGCCCGAGGGGATCGCGGTGGCCGTCGGCAACGTCGACGCCCACGTCACCGCCGCCGCCGCGCAGGCCCTGCCGCCCGGCCGGATGGTCGCCATCATGGGCACCTCGACCTGCCACGTGGTCAACGGCACCGAGCCGGCCGAGGTCGCCGGGATGTGCGGCGCGGTCGACGGCGGGATCAGCGCCGGCAGCTGGGGCTACGAGGCCGGGCAGAGCGGCGTCGGGGACATCTTCGGCTGGTTCGTCGAGCACGCCGCCCCGGCCGGGTACGCCTCCCACGAGGCGCTCACCGCCGCTGCCGCCGCCCAGCCGGTCGGCGCGCACGGGCTGGTGGCCCTGGACTGGTGGAACGGCAACCGGTCGCTGCTGGTCAACCACGACCTGAGCGGCGTCATCGTCGGGCTGACCCTGGCCACCCGGCCCCCGGACGTCTACCGTGCGCTGCTGGAGTCCACCGCCTACGGCACCCGCATGATCATCGAGGCGTTCGCCGAGGCCGGGGTGCCGGTCGACGAGCTGATCGTCGCCGGTGGACTGACCAGCAACACGCTGCTGATGCAGATCTACGCCGACGTGACGCGACGTCCACTGGGCATCATCGGCTCGGCGCAGGGGCCGGCGCTCGGCTCGGCCATCCACGCGGCGGTGGCCGCCGGGGCGTACCCGGACGTGCCGGCCGCCTCGGCGGCGATGGGGCGGGTGGACCGGGACGTCTACCGACCCGACCCCGAGCGGGCCCGGGCCTACGACGAGCTGTACGCCGAGTACCGGCGGCTGCACGACCACTTCGGCCGGGGCGGCGACGACCTGCTGCTGCGCCTGCGCGCCATCCGCAACGCCGCCCGGCGGGCGGCCGACCACACCCCGGCCGACCCGGCCGCGACCCCCCTGGAGGTGGTGGCATGA
- a CDS encoding ABC transporter permease, translated as MSAVRDRFAAASGHRLFWPLVVLALLIVANTVYRPSFLSVELKDGHLYGSLIDIVRLSAPLILVALGMSLVIATGGIDLSVGSVAAVSGAVACLYISKQPDQNSLGGVFTALALAFGVALVLGVWNGTLVAVIGIQPIIATLILMVAGRGLAQLIAEGQIITINSEPYRTIGVGHLLTLPFAIVVALVVTLLVAVLTRRTALGMIIEAVGGNAEASRLAGIRSRRITLLVYVVSAACAAVAGFMMTANVSSADGNAVGLWVELDAILAVVIGGTALAGGRFYLGGTIVGALIIQTLTTSVYAMSIDPQTALLFKAVVVIAVCLIQAPAFRARLRRRRTPPPPPPTAVETQKEQVPA; from the coding sequence GTGAGCGCGGTTCGGGACCGGTTCGCCGCGGCCAGCGGCCACCGGCTGTTCTGGCCGTTGGTGGTGCTGGCGCTGCTGATCGTGGCGAACACCGTCTACCGGCCCAGTTTCCTCTCCGTCGAGCTGAAGGACGGCCACCTCTACGGCAGTCTGATCGACATCGTCCGGCTCAGCGCGCCGCTGATCCTGGTGGCGCTGGGCATGTCCCTGGTGATCGCCACCGGCGGCATCGACCTGTCGGTGGGCTCGGTGGCGGCGGTCAGCGGCGCGGTGGCCTGCCTGTACATCAGCAAACAGCCCGACCAGAACAGCCTCGGCGGGGTGTTCACCGCGCTGGCCCTGGCCTTCGGGGTCGCCCTGGTGCTGGGGGTCTGGAACGGCACGCTGGTGGCGGTGATCGGGATCCAGCCGATCATCGCGACGCTGATCCTGATGGTCGCCGGCCGGGGCCTGGCCCAGCTGATCGCCGAGGGGCAGATCATCACCATCAACAGCGAGCCGTACCGGACGATCGGGGTCGGGCACCTGCTCACCCTGCCGTTCGCCATCGTCGTCGCCCTGGTGGTGACCCTGCTGGTGGCGGTGCTGACCCGGCGGACCGCGCTCGGCATGATCATCGAGGCGGTCGGCGGGAACGCCGAGGCCAGCCGGCTGGCCGGCATCCGGTCCCGGCGGATCACCCTGCTGGTGTACGTGGTCAGCGCGGCCTGCGCCGCCGTCGCCGGCTTCATGATGACCGCCAACGTCTCCAGCGCCGACGGCAACGCCGTCGGCCTCTGGGTGGAGCTCGACGCGATCCTGGCCGTCGTCATCGGCGGTACCGCGCTGGCCGGTGGCCGGTTCTACCTGGGCGGCACCATCGTCGGCGCGCTGATCATCCAGACCCTGACCACCTCGGTGTACGCGATGAGCATCGACCCGCAGACCGCGCTGCTGTTCAAGGCGGTCGTGGTGATCGCGGTCTGTCTCATCCAGGCCCCCGCGTTCCGGGCCCGGCTGCGGCGGCGCAGGACACCCCCGCCGCCGCCACCGACCGCCGTCGAGACGCAGAAGGAGCAGGTGCCGGCATGA
- a CDS encoding cellulase family glycosylhydrolase, whose translation MTRIPRTSRRGLLATGVVCALTLGASALLPATNAMAATGCAVTYTTNSWDGGFTASVSIKNLGDAVNGWTLGFSFGQSSQRVVQGWSATFEQSGAAVTARSLSYNGALATGATTNIGFNGSFSGSNPAPTSFTLNGVTCTGSTTGPTTPPTTPPPPTAQTPAAINGKLRVCGANLCNQYGKPIQLRGMSSHGIQWFPRCYQDPALDALATDWNSDLFRIAMYVQEDGYETDPAGFTARVNDLVEKATARGMYAMIDFHTLTPGDPTFNLERAKTFFRAVSARHANKDNVIYEITNEPNGVSWSTIKNYAEQVIPVIRANDPDAVIVVGTRAWSSLGVSEGGNATEVINNPVNASNVMYAFHFYAASHRDNYRAELERAAARLPMFVTEFGTVDYTGDGAADLASSTVWLDLLDRLKISYANWTFSDKAEGSAALRPGTCNGSSFTGTSVLTESGAFMRNRIRTPDNFPTS comes from the coding sequence ATGACCAGAATCCCCCGGACGTCCCGACGTGGCCTGCTCGCCACGGGTGTCGTCTGCGCACTCACCCTGGGCGCGTCGGCCCTGCTGCCCGCGACGAACGCGATGGCCGCCACCGGCTGCGCCGTCACGTACACCACCAACAGCTGGGACGGGGGCTTCACCGCCTCGGTCAGCATCAAGAACCTCGGCGACGCGGTGAACGGCTGGACCCTCGGCTTCAGCTTCGGCCAGTCGAGCCAGCGGGTCGTGCAGGGCTGGTCGGCGACCTTCGAGCAGTCCGGCGCCGCGGTCACCGCGCGCAGCCTGAGCTACAACGGCGCCCTGGCCACCGGCGCCACCACGAACATCGGCTTCAACGGCAGCTTCTCCGGCAGCAACCCGGCCCCGACCTCGTTCACCCTCAACGGCGTGACCTGCACCGGCTCGACCACCGGCCCCACCACCCCGCCGACCACCCCGCCGCCGCCGACCGCGCAGACGCCGGCGGCGATCAACGGCAAGCTGCGGGTGTGCGGGGCCAACCTGTGCAACCAGTACGGCAAGCCGATCCAGCTGCGCGGCATGAGCAGCCACGGCATCCAGTGGTTCCCCAGGTGCTACCAGGACCCGGCGCTGGACGCGCTGGCCACCGACTGGAACTCCGATCTGTTCCGGATCGCGATGTACGTCCAGGAGGACGGCTACGAGACCGACCCGGCCGGCTTCACCGCCCGGGTCAACGACCTGGTCGAGAAGGCCACCGCCCGGGGCATGTACGCGATGATCGACTTCCACACCCTGACCCCCGGTGACCCGACGTTCAACCTGGAGCGGGCCAAGACCTTCTTCCGGGCCGTCTCGGCCCGGCACGCCAACAAGGACAACGTGATCTACGAGATCACCAACGAGCCCAACGGCGTCAGCTGGTCGACCATCAAGAACTACGCCGAGCAGGTCATCCCGGTCATCCGCGCCAACGACCCGGACGCGGTGATCGTGGTCGGCACCCGCGCCTGGTCGTCGCTCGGCGTCTCCGAGGGCGGCAACGCCACCGAGGTGATCAACAACCCGGTCAACGCCAGCAACGTGATGTACGCCTTCCACTTCTACGCCGCCTCGCACCGGGACAACTACCGGGCCGAGCTGGAGCGGGCCGCCGCCCGGCTGCCGATGTTCGTCACCGAGTTCGGCACCGTCGACTACACCGGCGACGGCGCGGCCGACCTGGCCAGCAGCACCGTCTGGCTGGACCTGCTGGACCGGCTGAAGATCAGCTACGCCAACTGGACCTTCTCCGACAAGGCCGAGGGCAGCGCCGCGCTGCGTCCGGGCACCTGCAACGGCAGCTCGTTCACCGGCACGTCGGTGCTCACCGAGAGCGGCGCCTTCATGCGCAACCGGATCCGTACCCCGGACAACTTCCCCACCAGCTGA
- a CDS encoding sugar ABC transporter ATP-binding protein → MSQPRPVLTMTAISKIFPGVRALDGVDFRLFPGEVHALMGENGAGKSTLIKVLTGVYGTDAGTIALDGEQVSFAGPMQATAAGVSTVYQEVNLLPNLSVAENIFIGREPRRGPAVNWREMRRRATELLARIDLRIDVTELLGSYSLAVQQMVAIARAIDVRARVLILDEPTSSLDADEVAQLMRIMRQLRDDGIAILFVTHFLDQVYGIADRITVLRNGRLVGEWPTAQLPQLALVEKMIGKELDALESIDAEAGHDPAAVAAGTPLVVADGLGRTGSVAPFSLTIHAGEVVGLAGLLGSGRTEVARLFFGADRADRGQLTVDGSPTAIRNPVAAIERDIAFCSENRRTEGLVGELTVRENIILAMQAARGWLRPVPRRRQDELVQRWIGALSIRPANPDVPVRNLSGGNQQKVLLARWLITEPRLLILDEPTRGIDIGAKTEIQRLVVELADGGMAVLFISAELEEVLRLSHTVAVMRDRQLVATLTNDDTLDAERVMHAIASGDRQESEVHP, encoded by the coding sequence ATGTCGCAGCCGCGTCCGGTCCTGACGATGACCGCGATCAGCAAGATCTTCCCGGGAGTACGCGCCCTCGACGGCGTCGACTTCCGGCTCTTCCCCGGTGAGGTGCACGCCCTGATGGGCGAGAACGGCGCCGGCAAGTCCACCCTGATCAAGGTGCTCACCGGGGTGTACGGCACCGACGCCGGCACCATCGCCCTCGACGGCGAGCAGGTCTCGTTCGCCGGTCCGATGCAGGCCACCGCGGCCGGGGTGAGCACCGTCTACCAGGAGGTCAACCTCCTGCCGAACCTCTCCGTGGCGGAGAACATCTTCATCGGCCGCGAGCCGCGCCGGGGCCCGGCGGTGAACTGGCGCGAGATGCGTCGCCGCGCCACCGAGCTGCTGGCCCGCATCGACCTGCGCATCGACGTGACCGAGCTGCTGGGCAGCTACTCGCTGGCGGTGCAGCAGATGGTGGCCATCGCCCGGGCGATCGACGTCCGGGCCCGGGTGCTGATCCTCGACGAGCCCACCTCCAGCCTGGACGCCGACGAGGTCGCGCAGCTGATGCGGATCATGCGTCAACTGCGCGACGACGGCATCGCGATCCTCTTCGTCACCCACTTCCTCGACCAGGTGTACGGCATCGCCGACCGGATCACCGTGCTGCGCAACGGCCGGCTGGTCGGCGAGTGGCCCACCGCGCAGCTGCCCCAGCTCGCCCTGGTCGAGAAGATGATCGGCAAGGAACTCGACGCCCTGGAGAGCATCGACGCCGAGGCCGGGCACGATCCGGCGGCGGTCGCCGCCGGCACGCCCCTGGTGGTGGCCGACGGGCTGGGTCGCACCGGCTCGGTGGCGCCGTTCAGCCTGACCATCCACGCCGGTGAGGTGGTCGGCCTGGCCGGGCTGCTCGGCTCGGGGCGTACCGAGGTGGCCCGGTTGTTCTTCGGCGCCGACCGGGCCGACCGGGGGCAGCTCACCGTGGACGGCAGTCCGACGGCGATCCGCAACCCGGTGGCGGCGATCGAGCGGGACATCGCCTTCTGCTCGGAGAACCGGCGCACCGAGGGCCTGGTCGGTGAGCTGACCGTACGGGAGAACATCATCCTGGCCATGCAGGCCGCCCGGGGTTGGCTGCGGCCGGTGCCCCGCCGCCGGCAGGACGAGCTGGTCCAGCGTTGGATCGGGGCGCTGAGCATCCGGCCGGCCAACCCGGACGTGCCGGTGCGCAACCTCTCCGGGGGCAACCAGCAGAAGGTCCTGCTGGCCCGCTGGCTGATCACCGAACCCCGGTTGCTGATCCTGGACGAACCGACCCGGGGCATCGACATCGGGGCCAAGACGGAGATCCAACGCCTGGTGGTCGAGCTGGCCGACGGCGGCATGGCGGTGCTGTTCATCTCCGCCGAGCTGGAGGAGGTGCTGCGGTTGAGCCACACGGTCGCGGTGATGCGGGACCGGCAACTGGTCGCCACCCTCACCAACGACGACACTCTCGACGCCGAGCGGGTCATGCACGCCATCGCCAGCGGCGACCGGCAGGAAAGCGAGGTCCACCCGTGA
- a CDS encoding YoaK family protein, whose amino-acid sequence MVRTYDVPLLVLTMATGAIDGVSYLALDRVFTGNMTGNVLFIGFGLAGVSGLPVLNNLVALLAFMLGAVLAARLTRGAPGPAKLPRSGLAVLVAGAVVTLVLACLWLAVGTLDTPVLLVTTGLLALLLGAQAAAVKHIGIRDLSTVVVTMTMVNLSTDSRAAGGTGLSWARRFAAIVTMGLGALVAALLTLHVNGAVALLVAGLLLATGTGLVAVVRRAELAAARQAGASPAVD is encoded by the coding sequence ATGGTCAGGACCTACGACGTACCGCTGCTGGTGTTGACCATGGCCACCGGCGCGATCGACGGCGTCAGCTACCTCGCCCTGGACCGGGTCTTCACCGGCAACATGACCGGCAACGTGCTGTTCATCGGGTTCGGCCTGGCCGGGGTGTCCGGCCTGCCGGTGCTCAACAACCTGGTCGCGCTGCTGGCCTTCATGCTCGGTGCGGTGCTGGCCGCCCGACTGACCCGGGGTGCGCCGGGGCCGGCGAAGCTGCCCCGCTCCGGTCTGGCCGTCCTGGTCGCCGGGGCCGTGGTGACCCTCGTGCTGGCCTGCCTCTGGCTGGCCGTGGGCACCCTGGACACGCCGGTCCTGCTGGTCACCACCGGGTTGCTGGCCCTGCTGCTCGGTGCCCAGGCCGCCGCGGTCAAGCACATCGGCATCCGGGACCTCTCCACGGTGGTGGTCACGATGACGATGGTGAACCTCTCCACCGACAGCCGCGCCGCCGGTGGGACCGGCCTGTCCTGGGCCCGGCGATTCGCCGCGATCGTCACCATGGGCCTCGGCGCGCTGGTCGCCGCGCTGCTGACCCTGCACGTCAACGGCGCGGTGGCGTTGCTGGTCGCGGGCCTGCTGCTGGCCACCGGCACCGGCCTGGTCGCGGTGGTCCGCCGGGCCGAGCTGGCCGCCGCGCGTCAGGCGGGCGCGTCGCCGGCCGTCGACTGA
- the araA gene encoding L-arabinose isomerase: MTSSSPAEVWFLTGSQGLYGPETLRQVAEQSRQIAARLDADPAIPARVVWKPVLTSSTEILAVCRDAAVQGAVGVIAWMHTFSPAKMWISGLDALRTPLLHLHTQSNVELPWAEIDMDFMNLNQAAHGDREFGYVQSRLGVARKTVAGHVSNPQVAARIGAWTRAAVGHAELRTLRLARFGDNMRDVAVTEGDKVEAELRFGVSVNTYGVNDLVAVVDAVPAARVDELVKEYDDSYRLAAELRNGGDRHDSLRYAARIEAGLRDFLDDGGFRAFTTNFEDLGGLRQLPGIAVQRLMADGYGFGGEGDWKTSVLVRTLKAMSVGTEGGTSFMEDYTYDLTPGQEVILGAHMLEVCPSIAVDTPTAEIHPLGIGGREDPVRLVFDARPGPAVVLGLADMGERFRLVANEIDVVDPPQPLPKLPVARAVWRPRPSLATSAESWLIAGAPHHTVLSQAVGVEELHDLAEMVATELVVIDADTRPRRFAQELRWNQAYHRLARGF, translated from the coding sequence ATGACCAGCTCATCACCGGCCGAGGTCTGGTTCCTTACCGGGAGCCAGGGCCTCTACGGCCCGGAGACCCTGCGTCAGGTGGCCGAGCAGTCGCGGCAGATCGCCGCGCGGCTCGACGCCGACCCCGCCATCCCCGCCCGGGTGGTCTGGAAGCCGGTGCTCACCTCCAGCACCGAGATCCTGGCCGTCTGCCGCGACGCCGCGGTACAGGGCGCGGTCGGGGTGATCGCCTGGATGCACACCTTCTCCCCGGCGAAGATGTGGATCTCGGGACTGGACGCGCTGCGGACCCCGCTGCTGCACCTGCACACCCAGTCCAACGTCGAGCTGCCCTGGGCCGAGATCGACATGGACTTCATGAACCTCAACCAGGCCGCCCACGGCGACCGGGAGTTCGGGTACGTGCAGTCCCGGCTCGGGGTGGCCCGCAAGACCGTCGCCGGCCACGTCAGCAACCCGCAGGTGGCGGCCCGAATCGGCGCGTGGACCCGGGCTGCGGTCGGGCACGCGGAGCTGCGTACGCTGCGGCTGGCCCGCTTCGGCGACAACATGCGGGACGTGGCCGTCACCGAGGGCGACAAGGTCGAGGCGGAGCTGCGGTTCGGCGTCTCGGTCAACACCTACGGGGTGAACGACCTGGTGGCCGTCGTCGACGCGGTGCCGGCGGCCCGCGTCGACGAGCTGGTCAAGGAGTACGACGACAGCTACCGGCTCGCCGCCGAGCTGCGCAACGGCGGGGACCGGCACGACTCGCTGCGCTACGCGGCCCGGATCGAGGCGGGACTGCGCGACTTCCTCGACGACGGCGGGTTCCGCGCCTTCACCACCAACTTCGAGGACCTGGGTGGGCTGCGGCAACTGCCGGGCATCGCGGTGCAGCGCCTGATGGCCGACGGGTACGGCTTCGGCGGCGAGGGCGACTGGAAGACCTCGGTGCTGGTGCGCACCCTCAAGGCGATGTCGGTCGGCACCGAGGGCGGCACCTCCTTCATGGAGGACTACACCTACGACCTGACCCCCGGCCAGGAGGTGATCCTCGGCGCGCACATGCTGGAGGTCTGCCCGAGCATCGCGGTCGACACCCCGACCGCCGAGATCCACCCGCTGGGCATCGGCGGCCGGGAGGACCCGGTCCGGCTGGTCTTCGACGCCCGTCCCGGTCCCGCCGTGGTGCTCGGCCTGGCCGACATGGGGGAGCGGTTCCGGCTGGTCGCCAACGAGATCGACGTGGTCGACCCGCCGCAGCCGCTGCCGAAGCTGCCGGTGGCCCGCGCGGTGTGGCGGCCCCGACCGAGCCTGGCGACCTCGGCGGAGTCCTGGCTGATCGCCGGCGCGCCGCACCACACCGTGCTCTCCCAGGCCGTCGGGGTGGAGGAGCTGCACGACCTGGCCGAGATGGTCGCCACCGAACTGGTGGTCATCGACGCCGACACGCGCCCCCGCCGGTTCGCCCAGGAACTGCGCTGGAACCAGGCCTACCACCGGTTGGCCCGGGGCTTCTGA
- the yjfF gene encoding galactofuranose ABC transporter, permease protein YjfF: MTTTPLAARDAKAWWRVPQRHVPVLATLALLLVMYGIGVSQYTAFSNIQVIFNILIDNGFLLIVAVGMTFVILTGGIDLSVGSVVAMTAMVSASLLRSGLPPALVLVIALLIGPTLGFAMGCVIHFFDIQPFIVTLAGMFFARGLCTWISASSIPITDGFWTSMAQERIRIGENFVSVSVLITLVVVLVAAFVLAYTRLGRNVYAIGGNPQSALLMGLPVGRTKIAVYTISGLCSAIGGIVLSFYTLSGAPLIAVGMELDVIAAVVIGGTLLTGGSGYVFGTVLGVLVLGVIQTLITFDGSLNSWWTKIVIGALLFAFILLQRLVVLRKK, translated from the coding sequence ATGACCACGACCCCCCTGGCGGCCCGCGACGCGAAGGCGTGGTGGCGGGTGCCGCAGCGGCACGTGCCGGTGCTGGCCACCCTGGCCCTGCTGCTGGTCATGTACGGCATCGGCGTCTCTCAGTACACCGCCTTCTCCAACATCCAGGTCATCTTCAACATCCTCATCGACAACGGTTTCCTGCTGATCGTCGCGGTCGGCATGACCTTCGTGATCCTGACCGGCGGGATCGACCTGTCGGTCGGGTCGGTGGTGGCGATGACCGCGATGGTCTCCGCCTCGCTGCTGCGCTCCGGGCTGCCACCGGCGCTGGTGCTGGTGATCGCGTTGCTGATCGGCCCGACCCTGGGCTTCGCGATGGGCTGCGTCATCCACTTCTTCGACATCCAGCCGTTCATCGTGACCCTGGCCGGGATGTTCTTCGCCCGGGGGCTGTGCACCTGGATCAGCGCGTCGTCGATCCCGATCACCGACGGCTTCTGGACCTCGATGGCCCAGGAACGGATCCGGATCGGGGAGAACTTCGTAAGCGTCAGCGTCCTGATCACGCTGGTGGTGGTCCTGGTGGCCGCCTTCGTGCTGGCGTACACCCGGCTGGGTCGCAACGTGTACGCCATCGGCGGCAACCCGCAGTCGGCGTTGCTGATGGGGCTACCGGTGGGCCGTACCAAGATCGCCGTCTACACGATCAGCGGCCTCTGCTCGGCCATCGGTGGCATCGTGCTGTCCTTCTACACCCTCTCCGGGGCGCCGCTGATCGCCGTCGGCATGGAACTGGACGTCATCGCCGCGGTGGTCATCGGGGGCACCCTGCTCACCGGCGGCTCCGGCTACGTGTTCGGCACGGTGCTGGGGGTACTGGTGCTCGGCGTGATCCAGACGTTGATCACCTTCGACGGCAGCCTCAACTCGTGGTGGACCAAGATCGTGATCGGCGCCCTGCTGTTCGCGTTCATCCTGCTCCAACGCCTCGTCGTCCTCCGCAAGAAGTGA